One region of Halodesulfovibrio sp. genomic DNA includes:
- a CDS encoding O-antigen ligase family protein, translating into MAYKEIVLTKWNSITQAQIHTALVYLFCFYMLFFSFGRIFIQIGQIGSILLLAAYYAKGFRNTNLHNFGGKKFFLIFFAYLALNILLSEWPAQSIRAISSNWWKAFLIPFIAMELVTSEKDLQKLIVAFSGAAFLQGLDGIWQYFTGFDLIHHTAIYYDRLTGSMKTPRVGNYMAIILPAACGILYFTKQQGYKWGKSICATLLIPAVFLWIFSLTRSGYAGACLASFTLWAFVWPPFRWYKLALPAAAASALLVLGPSRISLERLMQDSRWEIWSFALKIFDHFPIFGAGLKTYAPARDMLGLKQIKTHAGIPHPHNIYLQFLSDGGVIGFAVCMLFLFGLLYYAFKAIRPNVVQEMQSRSSSYYWRYTALFWGGYLAYLGTGISAHDFFRTWWLTIGMAMLGITLGACTYGVNTPKSQTSI; encoded by the coding sequence ATGGCATACAAAGAAATAGTACTCACAAAATGGAACAGCATCACGCAGGCACAGATACACACAGCACTTGTGTACCTATTCTGCTTCTACATGCTGTTCTTTTCTTTTGGACGCATTTTCATTCAAATAGGTCAAATAGGCTCGATTCTTCTTCTTGCAGCCTATTATGCAAAAGGATTTCGCAACACCAACTTGCATAATTTCGGTGGCAAAAAATTCTTTTTGATCTTTTTCGCATACCTTGCGCTCAACATCCTGCTCTCTGAATGGCCTGCGCAATCGATCCGAGCAATCAGCAGTAACTGGTGGAAGGCATTTTTAATACCATTCATTGCAATGGAGTTGGTTACATCAGAAAAAGATTTGCAAAAACTCATCGTTGCCTTTTCCGGCGCTGCTTTCCTTCAAGGACTTGACGGTATATGGCAATATTTCACTGGGTTCGACCTTATTCATCACACTGCTATCTATTATGATAGACTGACAGGGTCTATGAAAACGCCTCGTGTCGGGAACTACATGGCGATCATTTTGCCAGCAGCTTGCGGGATACTCTATTTCACCAAGCAGCAAGGGTATAAGTGGGGCAAAAGCATTTGCGCTACGCTGCTAATTCCAGCAGTCTTTTTATGGATATTCAGCCTCACGCGAAGCGGGTATGCAGGAGCATGCCTTGCATCGTTTACGCTTTGGGCTTTTGTCTGGCCACCATTCCGCTGGTATAAGCTTGCGCTTCCAGCAGCTGCTGCCAGTGCACTCCTGGTACTTGGACCTTCAAGAATATCCTTAGAACGCCTCATGCAAGATTCGCGATGGGAAATCTGGTCCTTTGCACTCAAAATTTTTGACCATTTCCCTATCTTCGGTGCCGGGCTAAAAACATACGCTCCTGCTCGCGACATGCTGGGATTAAAACAGATTAAAACGCACGCAGGAATTCCCCACCCACACAACATCTACCTGCAATTCCTTTCAGATGGTGGAGTAATTGGATTTGCAGTCTGCATGCTTTTCCTCTTTGGGTTACTGTATTACGCATTCAAGGCAATCCGCCCTAATGTCGTGCAAGAAATGCAGAGTCGCTCTTCAAGCTACTACTGGCGCTACACTGCGCTTTTCTGGGGTGGCTATCTGGCATATCTCGGCACTGGAATTTCAGCTCACGACTTTTTCCGGACATGGTGGCTGACCATCGGCATGGCAATGCTCGGCATTACTCTCGGCGCTTGCACATATGGTGTGAACACACCGAAATCACAGACTTCTATTTAA
- a CDS encoding glycosyltransferase has product MKIAFFNATAGWGGVKTWTIDVAEELQNQGHEVVLIGKDDRFRNRAVSKNMRAFTVKFGADFSPISIVKFMQFLRNENVDVILINVSKELRTVGISAKLLDIPIIQRIGLPKDMKRCTKVKLLDAALTPHYLFPCNHNRDGMLEHLPFIPKNRTSIVYTGKHARPTEPATSAGPIQFITTSQLNGLKGHKELMDAMHILAEKGVPFHWHVVGTGTEEELLKKQCKDLELSAHITWHGWVQDIFPLLEKADCFVLPSYFEGLPNTLLEAMSCGLIPVARDVGGVNEAWPPQFDQFLIPESKPASTWATHLQHIAELPKATLAAQKQIVKQHCEANFTITDQVRKLAKEIEQIAYAK; this is encoded by the coding sequence ATGAAGATAGCATTTTTCAATGCTACTGCCGGTTGGGGCGGTGTAAAAACATGGACCATCGATGTCGCAGAAGAGTTGCAAAATCAAGGTCATGAAGTTGTCCTCATCGGTAAAGATGATCGTTTTCGTAACCGCGCAGTTTCTAAAAACATGCGTGCATTCACTGTTAAGTTTGGTGCTGATTTCAGCCCGATCAGCATCGTTAAGTTCATGCAGTTTTTGCGAAACGAAAATGTAGATGTAATACTTATTAATGTTAGCAAGGAATTACGTACCGTCGGAATCAGTGCAAAGCTTCTAGATATTCCTATCATCCAGCGTATCGGTCTTCCAAAAGATATGAAGCGCTGCACAAAGGTTAAGCTGCTGGATGCCGCACTCACCCCCCATTATCTTTTTCCATGCAACCATAATCGAGACGGGATGCTTGAACATTTGCCGTTCATACCCAAAAATAGAACCTCTATTGTATACACTGGTAAACATGCCCGACCTACCGAACCTGCGACAAGCGCTGGTCCTATCCAGTTTATCACAACCAGCCAGCTAAACGGTTTGAAGGGACATAAAGAACTTATGGACGCCATGCATATTCTAGCAGAAAAAGGTGTTCCATTTCACTGGCATGTTGTTGGTACCGGAACTGAAGAAGAGCTTTTAAAAAAGCAGTGCAAAGACTTAGAACTTTCTGCCCACATAACTTGGCACGGATGGGTTCAGGACATTTTCCCTTTACTCGAAAAAGCAGACTGTTTCGTACTTCCATCCTATTTTGAAGGACTTCCCAATACACTGCTGGAAGCAATGTCATGTGGTCTTATTCCAGTAGCACGTGATGTGGGAGGGGTTAACGAAGCATGGCCACCTCAATTCGATCAATTCCTTATTCCGGAGTCAAAGCCTGCCAGCACGTGGGCAACGCATCTCCAACACATTGCTGAACTTCCAAAAGCAACTCTTGCCGCGCAAAAGCAAATAGTAAAGCAGCACTGTGAAGCTAACTTTACTATTACCGATCAAGTTAGAAAACTTGCAAAAGAAATCGAACAGATAGCGTACGCAAAATAG
- the glpQ gene encoding glycerophosphodiester phosphodiesterase gives MKKLLTFFILALMVLGASSAFAGSEKVVIAHRGASGYLPEHTLEAKAAAYFMEPNYIEQDLVMTKDDKLVVLHDHYLDRITNVMEKFPKRFRMVDGSKRWFAIDFTLAEIKSLKVTEGFKIVDGKKVQGYSARFPMFTSSFEVPTFEEELQLIQGLNKSTGKNIGIYPEIKAPWFHRAEGKDISVAALKTLKKYGYTSKEDKVYVQCFDPIETKRISKELLPKLGMDVKVVQLIAETSWNETMVLKNGKFIPYNYDWMFEKDGMKKVAEYADGIGPWKPMLVKSESTSDNLIITDMVKDAHANGMEVHPYTFRLDNGRIPQYAASYEDMLDIFFYTVDVDGVFTDFPDRAVKFLRRAEAQRQGL, from the coding sequence ATGAAAAAGTTGCTAACATTTTTTATCCTTGCGCTCATGGTATTAGGCGCAAGCTCTGCATTTGCAGGTTCTGAAAAAGTTGTAATCGCCCACCGCGGTGCTTCCGGCTACCTTCCAGAACACACCCTTGAAGCTAAAGCTGCTGCTTACTTCATGGAACCTAACTACATCGAGCAGGACTTGGTAATGACCAAGGACGACAAGCTTGTTGTATTGCATGACCACTACCTTGACCGCATCACTAACGTTATGGAAAAATTCCCAAAACGTTTCCGCATGGTTGACGGTAGCAAACGCTGGTTCGCAATTGACTTTACACTCGCTGAAATCAAATCTTTGAAAGTTACTGAAGGCTTCAAAATTGTAGACGGCAAAAAAGTACAGGGCTACAGCGCTCGTTTCCCAATGTTCACATCTTCTTTCGAAGTTCCTACTTTCGAAGAAGAACTTCAGCTCATTCAGGGTCTCAACAAATCTACTGGTAAAAACATCGGTATCTACCCTGAAATCAAAGCTCCTTGGTTCCACCGTGCTGAAGGCAAAGACATCAGCGTAGCTGCTCTGAAAACTCTGAAAAAATACGGCTACACTTCTAAAGAAGACAAAGTATACGTTCAGTGCTTCGACCCAATCGAAACCAAACGTATCAGCAAAGAACTTCTTCCTAAACTCGGCATGGACGTAAAAGTTGTTCAGCTTATCGCTGAAACTAGCTGGAATGAAACCATGGTTCTCAAAAACGGCAAATTCATTCCTTACAACTACGATTGGATGTTCGAAAAAGACGGCATGAAAAAAGTTGCTGAATACGCAGACGGCATCGGTCCTTGGAAACCAATGCTCGTGAAAAGCGAATCTACAAGCGACAACCTCATCATCACAGATATGGTTAAAGACGCTCATGCAAACGGCATGGAAGTTCACCCATACACATTCCGTCTCGATAACGGTCGTATCCCACAGTACGCTGCAAGCTACGAAGATATGCTCGACATCTTCTTCTACACAGTTGATGTAGACGGCGTATTCACTGACTTCCCTGATCGTGCTGTTAAATTCCTCCGCCGCGCAGAAGCGCAGCGTCAGGGTTTATAG
- a CDS encoding DUF2333 family protein: protein MSRFGISSLKKLIQNKNSSRALVVMAVILVLLAGVGVTAIRTQVADQQVMPVSGEIANDAEIAPLVFRSAYFSLERELNDSAVGWVPNDLMISPTAWFDNKENLQRGIIFATRGIINVFTTNFARSGSGEELNKHLLKAQTSSFPYAEDVWMFASSESRYKEGIKSINSYLKDLENDKAVFNVKTDDLYVLMNTLESLIEMPQSRLKTGVKSHFEADDAIYFAKGVCLVVRDVLNTVTRAYPELMNRGGKQNITVALETLDIIALFNPLYVFAGGNKIGDSMAPNQVQALASKLDITANRLRDVKLALDK from the coding sequence ATGTCACGTTTTGGAATTTCTTCTTTAAAAAAGCTTATTCAGAATAAAAACAGTTCGAGAGCACTAGTGGTTATGGCTGTGATTCTTGTGCTTCTGGCTGGTGTAGGTGTTACCGCAATTCGAACTCAAGTTGCCGATCAGCAGGTAATGCCAGTGAGTGGTGAAATTGCAAATGATGCAGAAATTGCGCCGTTAGTATTCAGATCAGCGTATTTTTCGCTGGAAAGAGAGTTGAATGACTCTGCGGTGGGCTGGGTTCCTAATGACCTGATGATTTCGCCGACGGCTTGGTTTGATAATAAAGAAAACTTACAGCGGGGAATCATTTTTGCGACTCGTGGTATTATCAATGTTTTTACGACCAACTTTGCCCGCAGTGGCTCCGGTGAGGAACTAAACAAGCATTTGTTGAAAGCGCAGACCTCCTCTTTTCCTTATGCGGAAGATGTTTGGATGTTTGCTTCTTCTGAGAGCCGTTACAAAGAAGGTATTAAATCTATTAATTCGTATTTGAAAGATTTGGAAAATGACAAAGCAGTTTTTAATGTCAAAACTGACGACTTGTATGTTCTTATGAATACCCTTGAGTCACTTATTGAAATGCCGCAGTCTCGTTTGAAAACAGGTGTTAAATCACACTTTGAAGCAGATGACGCTATCTATTTTGCAAAAGGTGTTTGTTTAGTTGTGCGGGATGTATTGAATACAGTTACCCGTGCTTACCCTGAACTCATGAACCGCGGTGGTAAACAGAACATTACAGTTGCTTTAGAAACATTAGACATCATTGCATTGTTTAATCCGCTGTATGTTTTTGCCGGTGGGAACAAAATTGGTGACTCCATGGCACCGAACCAGGTTCAGGCATTGGCTTCTAAACTTGATATTACTGCAAACAGATTGCGCGACGTTAAGCTTGCATTAGATAAGTAG
- a CDS encoding aldo/keto reductase: MKYIELPSGDHMPALGLGTYLSTPDKIERAITHALEVGYRHFDCAAIYGNEDDIGATLSKSFEKYPRKKLWITSKLWCDAHEPSAVLPALQQTLADLGVDYLDLYLMHWPIALKPKVELPQKQKDYFTLKEVPLIDTWHAMEECVERGLVRNIGVSNFSTHKLGVLIEDANIQPAVNQIEMHPYQQQREQVAFATKHNIAITAYCPLGSIGTPISTQDGRVPPPLLKHPLIATIAKKYGCTTAQVLIAWLLKLNIVAIPKSVTPERIEENFRGSEIVLDTADMATIAELDIHARIIDGKIFTLHNSPYTVENIWDGE, encoded by the coding sequence ATGAAATATATTGAACTGCCATCAGGTGACCATATGCCCGCATTGGGACTAGGAACGTACCTGAGTACACCGGATAAAATAGAACGCGCAATCACCCACGCTCTGGAGGTGGGGTATAGACACTTCGACTGCGCTGCCATTTACGGTAATGAAGACGATATTGGCGCTACTCTTTCAAAATCATTCGAGAAATATCCAAGAAAAAAATTATGGATCACTTCCAAGCTCTGGTGCGATGCACACGAGCCAAGCGCAGTTCTCCCAGCGTTACAACAAACCCTTGCAGACCTAGGTGTCGATTATCTCGATTTATACCTCATGCACTGGCCTATTGCGCTCAAACCGAAAGTAGAGCTTCCCCAAAAACAAAAAGATTATTTCACACTGAAAGAAGTGCCTTTGATCGACACATGGCACGCTATGGAAGAATGTGTTGAACGCGGACTTGTACGCAACATTGGTGTCAGCAATTTCAGTACACACAAGCTTGGGGTACTTATTGAAGATGCAAACATACAGCCAGCCGTAAACCAAATAGAAATGCATCCTTACCAACAGCAACGCGAGCAAGTGGCTTTTGCTACAAAGCATAATATCGCGATTACAGCGTACTGCCCTCTCGGTTCCATAGGAACCCCGATAAGCACACAGGACGGAAGAGTTCCGCCACCGCTGCTTAAGCACCCTCTTATAGCGACCATTGCTAAAAAATATGGGTGCACAACTGCGCAAGTCCTCATTGCTTGGCTTCTAAAACTCAACATCGTCGCTATTCCTAAATCTGTAACTCCCGAACGCATCGAAGAAAACTTTCGCGGTTCTGAAATTGTGCTTGATACCGCCGATATGGCAACAATTGCAGAGCTGGATATTCACGCGCGCATTATCGATGGAAAAATATTCACGCTGCACAATTCGCCATACACAGTGGAAAATATATGGGATGGAGAGTAG
- a CDS encoding aldo/keto reductase, with product MKTYALCTGRKMPALGFGTWHIPEEKLETAIAEALRIGFRHFDTAAIDGNEVIIGAALRKGMKTHPRKELWITSKLWCDAHKPDDVVPALKKSLHNLRLDYVDLYLMHFPIALKRGTQWPASSEDYYTLEEVPLAETWQAMERCVKKGLVRDIGTSNFSTTKLKDLMETAHIQPAVNQIEMHPYQQQHAQRDYARRHHIQLTAYYPLGGRDTTLRHPDGSELPPLLTHPILAQIASEHTVSTAQVVLAWLLALEVSAIPSSSTPQRIQDNFAASSLVLTPQNIAAISELHAKVKLFDAKEFTRHDSPYSLETIWDNELFT from the coding sequence ATGAAAACATATGCACTCTGCACGGGAAGAAAAATGCCTGCACTCGGCTTCGGCACATGGCATATTCCAGAAGAAAAGCTAGAGACAGCCATTGCTGAAGCGCTACGCATAGGGTTCAGGCATTTTGATACAGCAGCCATCGACGGTAACGAAGTCATCATCGGAGCCGCATTACGAAAAGGAATGAAGACGCATCCACGCAAGGAACTATGGATTACATCAAAACTCTGGTGCGATGCACATAAGCCGGATGATGTTGTGCCTGCTCTTAAAAAATCGTTGCATAATCTGAGACTAGATTATGTTGATCTGTATCTGATGCATTTTCCCATTGCACTTAAACGAGGTACGCAATGGCCTGCAAGTAGCGAAGACTACTATACATTAGAGGAAGTTCCACTTGCCGAGACATGGCAAGCAATGGAGCGATGTGTCAAAAAAGGACTCGTCCGCGATATTGGCACAAGCAACTTCAGCACAACGAAGCTGAAAGATTTGATGGAAACGGCACATATTCAACCTGCTGTAAACCAAATTGAAATGCACCCATACCAGCAGCAACATGCACAACGGGATTACGCCAGACGCCACCATATACAGCTGACAGCCTATTATCCACTTGGCGGCAGGGATACGACACTACGGCATCCTGATGGTTCGGAACTGCCGCCACTGCTCACACACCCTATCCTTGCCCAGATTGCAAGCGAACATACGGTTTCCACCGCACAAGTGGTATTAGCATGGCTTCTTGCACTAGAAGTTTCTGCTATTCCAAGTTCTTCTACGCCACAAAGAATACAAGATAACTTCGCCGCAAGCTCGTTGGTGCTAACACCACAAAATATTGCGGCAATATCGGAGCTTCATGCCAAGGTTAAACTCTTTGATGCAAAAGAATTCACCCGGCATGACTCCCCCTATTCCCTCGAAACAATTTGGGATAATGAACTTTTTACTTAA
- a CDS encoding metallophosphoesterase: MTYFSILVTSVVLISWAIICWRMIMPLKVRRLTKVLLAGTLLLGLVMHQITRMYVREGLPVELPAFVRWGGYLSFGFVFLVMPFLIAKEILQLWGRKIIAPKGSVNGARRAFLHNAGNAIVMATALPITAFAVEEAFQTPVVKKNPLPISGLHPDLDGITIAQISDLHVGSILDKTWVDSIMQQVQGLYADMIVLTGDAIDGQVSRVGKELASLETLTAPLGKFFVTGNHEFYSGVEPWVEQMRALDFTVLNNEHTLVQKGSGAMLVAGVWDYHGARFGTKYTSDPFAAKANAPEHDVSILLAHNPRNIYQAVQAKYDVQLSGHTHGGQYFPWTYAIHLFQEYVAGSYTVEDSLLYVNTGTGFWGPPMRFTVPPEITLHTLKRA, from the coding sequence ATGACATATTTTTCCATTCTAGTCACATCGGTTGTACTCATTTCATGGGCAATAATATGCTGGCGCATGATTATGCCGCTCAAAGTGCGTCGCCTGACAAAGGTGTTGTTAGCAGGAACGCTATTACTTGGGCTTGTTATGCATCAGATTACCCGCATGTATGTTCGTGAGGGGCTTCCTGTTGAACTGCCTGCGTTTGTGCGGTGGGGAGGCTACCTTTCCTTTGGCTTTGTCTTTCTGGTAATGCCGTTTCTGATAGCGAAAGAAATTTTGCAGCTTTGGGGACGAAAAATTATTGCGCCGAAAGGTTCTGTGAACGGTGCTCGCCGTGCTTTTCTGCATAACGCAGGGAACGCTATTGTTATGGCTACAGCGTTGCCCATAACTGCGTTTGCAGTTGAAGAAGCGTTTCAGACGCCCGTTGTAAAAAAGAATCCGTTGCCAATCTCAGGGTTGCATCCTGATCTTGATGGAATAACCATTGCTCAGATTTCTGACTTACATGTCGGTTCTATTCTCGATAAGACATGGGTAGATTCTATTATGCAGCAAGTGCAGGGGCTGTATGCGGATATGATTGTTTTGACTGGCGATGCTATTGACGGTCAAGTCTCCCGCGTCGGAAAAGAGCTTGCATCATTGGAGACGTTGACTGCTCCGCTTGGAAAATTTTTTGTAACAGGCAACCATGAGTTTTATTCAGGTGTAGAGCCTTGGGTTGAGCAGATGCGCGCCCTTGATTTTACTGTGCTGAATAATGAGCATACGCTTGTGCAGAAAGGTAGCGGCGCAATGCTGGTAGCAGGTGTGTGGGATTACCACGGTGCACGGTTTGGAACAAAGTATACTTCAGACCCGTTTGCAGCCAAAGCTAACGCACCGGAGCATGATGTTTCTATTTTGCTGGCGCATAACCCTCGAAATATCTACCAAGCCGTGCAGGCAAAGTACGATGTACAGTTGTCAGGGCACACGCATGGTGGACAGTATTTTCCGTGGACATATGCTATCCACCTCTTCCAAGAGTATGTGGCAGGCAGCTACACCGTAGAGGATAGCCTGTTGTATGTGAATACGGGAACCGGTTTTTGGGGCCCTCCTATGCGGTTTACCGTTCCACCGGAAATTACGTTGCACACACTCAAACGTGCTTAA
- the cfa gene encoding cyclopropane fatty acyl phospholipid synthase, producing the protein MELQDVSVAPQAAAPVGVSEKEIIDNLLQGTGVTINGTNDWDPQFYSSEVISRVLAKGNLGLGEAYMDNLWDVPKLDEFFYRVVKCGVENRIKPAKLLWHSARFKLLNLETVKRAKRIGEFHYDLGNTFYQSMLDKYMAYSCGYWKDAATLEQAQEAKLELICRKIGLERGMRVLDIGCGWGSFMRYAAERYGVECVGLTVSAEQVKLGRDMCKGLPVEFRLKDYRKETEVFDRVVSVGMCEHVGRKNYRTYMKKACECLKDDGLFLLHTIGKRLSTSMPDPFISKYIFPVGQVPALEWLTQAAEGLFVLEDLHNFGADYDTTLMAWHERFEEAWPQFKDELGDRFYRMWRYYLLSCAGAFRARDIQLWQMVFSKNGMGGGYCSCR; encoded by the coding sequence ATGGAATTACAGGATGTTTCGGTAGCACCACAAGCGGCTGCCCCCGTGGGCGTATCCGAAAAAGAAATTATAGACAATTTGCTTCAAGGCACAGGCGTAACCATTAACGGCACTAACGACTGGGACCCGCAATTTTATAGTTCAGAGGTCATCAGTCGGGTACTTGCCAAGGGGAATCTTGGGCTTGGTGAAGCATATATGGATAATCTATGGGATGTCCCAAAGCTTGATGAATTCTTTTACCGTGTCGTCAAATGCGGGGTAGAAAATAGAATTAAACCGGCTAAGCTGCTTTGGCATTCAGCCCGTTTTAAATTGTTGAATCTCGAGACAGTGAAACGTGCAAAGCGGATAGGTGAATTCCATTACGATCTTGGAAATACATTTTATCAGTCCATGCTCGATAAATACATGGCGTACAGTTGCGGATACTGGAAGGACGCTGCAACACTTGAGCAGGCACAGGAAGCAAAGCTTGAATTGATTTGCCGTAAAATAGGGCTGGAACGGGGAATGCGTGTGCTGGATATAGGCTGCGGATGGGGCAGTTTTATGCGGTATGCGGCAGAGCGGTACGGCGTAGAATGTGTGGGGCTAACTGTTTCCGCAGAACAGGTTAAGCTAGGAAGAGATATGTGCAAAGGGCTGCCTGTTGAATTTCGTCTGAAAGACTACAGGAAAGAAACCGAGGTTTTTGACCGTGTAGTCAGTGTTGGAATGTGTGAGCATGTGGGGCGTAAGAATTATCGAACATATATGAAGAAAGCGTGCGAATGTTTGAAGGATGACGGTTTGTTTTTATTGCACACAATCGGAAAGCGACTGAGCACATCTATGCCTGATCCCTTTATTTCCAAATACATTTTTCCTGTAGGACAGGTTCCAGCGCTTGAATGGTTGACGCAAGCAGCGGAAGGGCTGTTTGTTCTTGAAGATTTGCATAATTTTGGCGCTGACTATGATACTACGCTGATGGCGTGGCATGAACGGTTCGAAGAAGCATGGCCGCAATTTAAAGATGAACTTGGGGATCGTTTTTACAGAATGTGGCGGTATTATCTGCTTTCCTGTGCTGGTGCTTTTAGAGCGCGGGATATTCAATTATGGCAAATGGTTTTCAGTAAGAACGGAATGGGCGGCGGTTATTGCTCTTGTAGATAG
- a CDS encoding amidohydrolase family protein, translating into MEGHNTSPRTDSGYYSFPDVIEDGVIVHNSSTIVDVLSFNDFSKQYTIPAEDLGDVTLTPALINCHNHLELAHLKGKATFGEGFETWIESALPHMATPVDAHSLDSAVAEMKESGTAHIADVNGRAPKAVFDAVTAQNLSCHIQLEVFGYNFPNLTDGTLSADDLFPPASAALPPEAKDRWMTLSGHALYSTSPDALVVAKQWCRSHERYFSVHLAEHPGEDELLTKGTGRFKEQLSRRVLPKDFEPPRMSAVPYAQHLGLLDEATLAVHCVHCSKNDISILQKAGTTVCLCPRSNELIGVGTAPVRNFLEAGLQITIGTDSLASNHDLNLWNEARYLRDNFDIPTGALLRMLTIAGAKTLGITNELGTLSKGKRFQYAILPNDF; encoded by the coding sequence ATGGAAGGCCATAATACTTCCCCCCGAACAGATTCGGGGTATTATTCTTTTCCTGATGTAATTGAAGACGGAGTTATCGTCCACAATAGTTCAACTATTGTGGACGTTCTTTCGTTCAACGACTTTTCAAAACAATACACAATACCAGCAGAAGATTTGGGCGATGTGACTCTGACCCCCGCTCTTATCAACTGCCATAACCACTTGGAGCTTGCGCACCTTAAAGGCAAAGCTACATTCGGCGAAGGATTCGAAACATGGATTGAATCTGCCTTGCCGCATATGGCAACTCCTGTTGACGCCCACAGCCTTGATTCCGCTGTTGCAGAAATGAAGGAAAGTGGCACAGCACATATTGCTGATGTTAACGGACGCGCCCCGAAAGCTGTCTTTGATGCAGTTACGGCACAGAACCTCAGTTGCCATATTCAATTGGAAGTCTTCGGATACAATTTCCCGAATCTTACTGACGGCACCTTATCAGCTGATGACTTATTCCCTCCTGCATCTGCTGCATTGCCACCCGAAGCTAAAGATCGATGGATGACTCTTTCCGGTCATGCTCTTTATTCAACCAGTCCTGATGCTTTGGTTGTTGCTAAACAATGGTGCCGCTCTCATGAGCGGTATTTTTCTGTCCATCTGGCAGAACATCCGGGCGAAGATGAGTTACTTACGAAAGGTACAGGACGCTTTAAAGAACAGCTTTCGCGCAGGGTCTTGCCAAAAGACTTTGAACCACCACGGATGAGTGCAGTCCCGTATGCACAGCATCTTGGCTTGCTGGATGAAGCAACTCTTGCGGTTCACTGCGTTCACTGTTCAAAAAATGACATTTCGATTTTGCAGAAAGCCGGAACAACCGTATGTCTGTGCCCACGCTCTAATGAACTTATCGGAGTCGGAACAGCGCCTGTACGTAATTTTTTGGAAGCTGGGCTCCAGATTACCATTGGTACAGACAGCCTTGCTTCCAACCATGACCTGAACCTTTGGAATGAAGCGCGCTACCTGCGCGATAATTTCGATATACCTACCGGTGCTCTTTTGCGTATGCTTACAATAGCAGGTGCAAAAACGCTGGGCATTACGAATGAACTTGGAACGTTGTCGAAAGGCAAACGATTCCAATACGCTATTTTGCCGAACGACTTTTAG
- a CDS encoding aspartate carbamoyltransferase catalytic subunit, with protein sequence MPQEKHFIWPHKDLLDVSQLSLEEVSHLLDTAEQFHEINQRPIKKVPTLKGKSVVLFFAEPSTRTKTSFDVAGKRLSADTFSLSSSSSSLTKGESLKDTALTLEAMNPDVIVLRHRANGAAQFIAERLDCAVVNAGDGCHAHPTQAILDNFTLRRAWNNEYKGKTILILGDIKHSRVARSNINLLTRQGVKVRLCAPRTLLPHTVHTWPVEVFHDMNKAVEGVDAVMCLRLQLERQQAGLLPDLSEYARMFCLTANHMELAKEGAKILHPGPMNRGLEIASDLADCKDSRVLNQVSAGVATRMAILYLHATRKDKGA encoded by the coding sequence ATGCCACAAGAAAAACACTTCATCTGGCCGCACAAAGACCTTTTGGACGTTAGTCAGCTGTCACTCGAAGAAGTCTCTCATCTTCTCGATACAGCCGAGCAATTTCACGAAATCAACCAGCGCCCTATTAAGAAGGTTCCGACCCTCAAGGGTAAAAGCGTTGTGCTCTTCTTTGCAGAGCCTAGCACGCGGACAAAAACTTCATTCGACGTTGCAGGCAAGCGTTTGTCTGCCGACACATTTTCACTTTCCAGCAGCAGTTCAAGTCTGACAAAGGGTGAAAGTCTTAAAGACACTGCCCTCACTCTTGAAGCCATGAATCCGGATGTTATCGTCCTTCGCCACAGAGCAAATGGTGCTGCACAATTCATTGCAGAACGTCTCGACTGCGCTGTCGTAAACGCCGGAGACGGATGCCATGCCCACCCTACACAGGCGATTCTGGATAACTTTACGCTTCGCAGAGCATGGAACAACGAGTACAAAGGGAAGACTATTCTCATCCTTGGCGACATTAAGCACAGTCGTGTTGCCCGTTCCAACATCAACCTTTTAACCCGTCAGGGTGTTAAGGTTCGATTATGTGCTCCGCGAACCTTACTTCCACACACGGTGCACACATGGCCTGTAGAAGTTTTTCATGACATGAACAAAGCTGTGGAAGGAGTTGATGCAGTTATGTGCCTTCGCTTGCAGCTGGAACGCCAGCAAGCAGGGCTTCTGCCTGATCTTAGTGAATACGCACGCATGTTCTGTCTCACAGCAAATCATATGGAATTAGCAAAAGAAGGCGCTAAAATTCTTCACCCCGGCCCTATGAACCGCGGTCTCGAAATTGCCTCCGATCTTGCTGACTGCAAAGACAGCCGCGTACTTAATCAGGTCTCCGCAGGTGTCGCCACCCGTATGGCTATCCTGTATCTCCATGCAACCAGAAAAGACAAAGGAGCATAG